A window of the Paraburkholderia sp. ZP32-5 genome harbors these coding sequences:
- a CDS encoding CgeB family protein — MVGRVIRRLGSLVYDYPKVSEDVESAGRFGRLKIALVTDYFTADCLSAECRVRVMTPSNYRDIISHWKPDLVLAESAFHGVDGSWRYELAKQPKMLRLTKPKAIFRLVDFARKAGIPTVFWNKDDGPFFEAFIDVAKAFDYVFTTDEECVERYRQQVPAHVPVNTLIMPFQPAFHSFTGFNFTRNEVCFTGSYYRRILNERRRFLDMVFEICEHNQMPLNVFDRNHDRLSRHLEFRFPKTSQMRLHGKVPHHETANVYKSHTVSLNVNSVTSSETMFSRRLLEILACGGIAVTNPSRAVDRHFRDFCHVVNTYEETRDLFARLRHGPSREDLDRAEAGAKYVREHHTWGQRLEQIGAVVNL; from the coding sequence TATCCGAAAGTTTCGGAAGATGTCGAAAGTGCCGGACGCTTTGGCCGGCTGAAGATTGCGCTCGTCACGGATTACTTCACGGCGGACTGTCTGTCCGCCGAATGCCGTGTGCGCGTGATGACGCCCTCGAACTATCGCGACATCATCAGCCACTGGAAGCCGGATCTGGTGCTCGCCGAATCGGCTTTTCACGGCGTGGATGGAAGCTGGCGCTATGAATTGGCGAAGCAGCCAAAGATGCTGCGCCTTACGAAGCCGAAAGCGATTTTTCGTCTGGTCGACTTTGCGCGCAAGGCCGGGATTCCCACGGTGTTCTGGAACAAGGATGACGGTCCGTTTTTCGAAGCGTTCATCGATGTAGCGAAGGCGTTCGATTACGTCTTCACGACAGACGAGGAATGCGTCGAGCGCTATCGCCAGCAAGTGCCCGCGCACGTGCCCGTGAACACGCTGATCATGCCGTTTCAACCGGCTTTTCACAGCTTCACGGGTTTCAATTTCACGCGCAACGAAGTGTGTTTTACGGGCAGCTATTACCGCCGCATTCTGAATGAGCGGCGCCGTTTTCTCGACATGGTGTTCGAGATTTGCGAACACAACCAGATGCCGCTCAACGTGTTCGATCGGAACCACGATCGCCTGTCGCGCCATCTCGAGTTCCGCTTTCCGAAGACGAGTCAGATGCGCCTGCACGGCAAGGTGCCGCACCATGAAACAGCGAACGTCTACAAGTCGCACACAGTTTCCCTCAACGTGAATTCGGTCACGAGTTCGGAAACGATGTTTTCTCGCCGTCTGCTCGAGATTCTTGCGTGCGGGGGCATTGCGGTGACGAATCCGAGCCGGGCGGTGGATCGCCATTTCCGCGACTTCTGCCACGTCGTGAATACTTACGAAGAGACGCGTGATCTATTCGCGCGGCTGCGTCACGGACCTTCGCGGGAAGATCTGGATCGTGCCGAAGCCGGTGCGAAATATGTGCGAGAGCACCACACCTGGGGGCAGAGGTTGGAGCAAATCGGTGCGGTCGTGAACCTGTGA
- a CDS encoding GNAT family N-acetyltransferase, which produces MNSVPANTKPDAMLGAVTTAVGLSFRPARASDAAACAPLVFASGEHEFEFFLGVPARECTAFLEHAFALSGGRFSWRRHEVAVDAHGRIVAVLAAHDGRRILSDDPHIVWTLLRYFGPLRTVPMLLRGLVLETELPKPKRAQTLIAHCATLDEARGTGVFSALFEHAIRGENAQQRGLKTGDREIVLDVLVSNPRAAALYRRLGFVDLPRRKPRAWRLPADLESVRMRFDAGAQIARIAAPGGKSTAS; this is translated from the coding sequence ATGAATTCCGTCCCCGCAAATACGAAACCGGACGCAATGCTGGGCGCGGTGACGACCGCCGTCGGCCTGTCGTTTCGACCCGCGCGCGCGAGTGATGCTGCCGCGTGCGCTCCGCTCGTGTTCGCGTCGGGGGAGCATGAGTTCGAGTTTTTTCTCGGCGTACCGGCTCGTGAATGCACTGCGTTTCTGGAGCACGCGTTTGCGCTATCAGGCGGACGCTTTTCGTGGCGGCGCCACGAAGTCGCCGTTGACGCGCATGGCCGGATCGTTGCGGTTCTCGCGGCCCACGATGGGCGGCGCATTTTGAGTGACGATCCGCACATCGTCTGGACACTGCTTCGCTATTTTGGCCCGTTGCGCACGGTACCGATGCTGTTGCGCGGACTCGTGCTCGAAACCGAACTGCCGAAGCCGAAGCGTGCGCAGACGCTCATTGCACATTGCGCGACGTTAGACGAAGCGCGCGGCACGGGCGTTTTCTCCGCGTTGTTCGAGCATGCGATCCGCGGTGAAAACGCACAGCAGCGAGGGCTGAAAACGGGAGATCGCGAGATCGTGCTCGACGTGCTCGTGAGCAATCCGCGTGCGGCAGCGCTTTATCGTCGGCTTGGCTTTGTCGATTTGCCGCGCCGCAAGCCGCGTGCGTGGCGCCTGCCTGCGGACCTCGAATCGGTGCGCATGCGTTTCGATGCGGGCGCACAGATAGCGCGCATCGCGGCACCCGGCGGGAAGTCAACAGCGTCGTGA
- a CDS encoding glycosyltransferase: MPALLSWLCQAIFLLVVGYFALYVLLELRVFLISRKVERRKLTELANSAAEAEVERWPLVSVLLPIYNESEVVERLIDAACRLRYPSELIEILVLDDSSDSTTELARAKVERYAAQGVDIRLLRRRNRKGYKAGNLVSGIQQSRGEFFAIFDADFVPPDDFLLKTIPCFRDPGLGFLQTGIGYENHDVSFLTRFQAMEMGHQQYVTVGLSEDGDMASLSGSSCVWRKACVDALGGWNASTVTEDVDLGYRAQFGEWKYAYLRDVVSMSVLPETISAYRIQRERWGRGLIHSAFKHLKQMLLQRMPLMKRMHAVSVMFSSVLLASIYVLILLSLPLMYLAHFDSMSMRWGAIAFFSLVALWGLENAFAARKGARLDSKPNLLKALWDTYRYIAMFLPMAWYYFVGGVRAMLGVHGDFHRTPKGKDGYRAIVPRINSVLIVGEMFTFLYSAFAVWVGFQRGNYFLIPLNVTVCVGFGMVIYWSWQERQAHERM; this comes from the coding sequence ATGCCCGCGTTGCTGTCCTGGCTTTGCCAGGCCATATTCCTCCTCGTAGTCGGCTACTTCGCGCTGTACGTGCTCCTTGAATTGCGGGTCTTTCTGATTTCGCGCAAGGTGGAACGGCGCAAACTCACCGAACTCGCGAATTCAGCGGCCGAAGCCGAGGTCGAGCGCTGGCCGTTGGTGAGCGTGCTGCTGCCGATCTACAACGAGTCCGAGGTGGTGGAGCGGCTGATCGACGCTGCCTGCCGTCTGCGCTATCCGTCGGAACTGATCGAGATTCTGGTGCTGGACGATTCGTCGGATAGCACCACCGAACTCGCGCGCGCGAAAGTCGAGCGTTACGCTGCGCAAGGCGTCGATATTCGCCTGCTTAGGCGACGCAATCGCAAGGGCTACAAGGCCGGCAATCTGGTCAGCGGTATTCAGCAGTCGCGTGGTGAATTCTTCGCCATTTTCGACGCGGATTTCGTGCCGCCCGATGACTTCCTACTGAAGACGATTCCGTGTTTCAGAGATCCCGGCTTGGGATTTTTGCAAACGGGCATCGGTTACGAAAATCACGACGTGTCATTTCTCACACGCTTCCAGGCGATGGAGATGGGGCATCAGCAATACGTGACGGTCGGCCTGAGTGAAGATGGTGACATGGCATCGCTTAGCGGCAGTTCGTGCGTATGGCGCAAGGCGTGTGTTGATGCGCTGGGTGGCTGGAATGCGTCGACGGTGACGGAAGATGTCGATCTCGGCTACCGCGCGCAATTCGGCGAATGGAAGTACGCTTATTTGCGCGATGTAGTGTCGATGTCGGTACTGCCCGAGACCATCAGCGCATATCGCATTCAGCGCGAGCGTTGGGGGCGCGGCCTGATTCATAGTGCGTTCAAACACCTCAAGCAGATGCTGTTGCAGCGTATGCCGTTGATGAAGCGCATGCATGCGGTTTCTGTGATGTTTTCGTCGGTGTTGCTTGCATCGATCTATGTGCTGATCCTGCTGAGCTTGCCGCTCATGTACCTCGCGCATTTCGACAGTATGAGCATGCGTTGGGGCGCAATCGCGTTCTTCAGCCTCGTTGCGCTCTGGGGGCTGGAAAACGCGTTTGCCGCGCGCAAAGGCGCGCGACTGGATAGCAAGCCGAATCTCCTGAAAGCACTGTGGGATACCTACCGGTACATCGCGATGTTCCTGCCGATGGCTTGGTATTACTTTGTCGGCGGCGTGCGCGCAATGCTTGGCGTACACGGTGATTTTCACCGTACGCCGAAGGGCAAGGATGGTTATCGCGCCATCGTGCCGCGCATCAACTCCGTGTTGATTGTGGGCGAGATGTTCACGTTCCTCTACTCGGCATTCGCGGTTTGGGTGGGATTTCAACGGGGGAATTACTTCCTCATTCCACTGAACGTGACCGTGTGCGTTGGCTTTGGGATGGTGATCTATTGGTCGTGGCAGGAGAGACAGGCGCACGAGCGCATGTAG